The Zobellia alginiliquefaciens genome contains a region encoding:
- a CDS encoding TonB-dependent receptor, which produces MKNIFTAFFFMAFVSIQGQETSGIISGVVSDASGKPLPFTSVLLEGLKLGVLTDDNGAYSLDKVPFGTHKIVASFIGCGTRSKTVEVNKNTNNIKLSFTLEENVENLNEVTVNGKSKETELETKGFAVNAINTQEASLRSIQTNDLLNTTVGVKIRQNGGLGSNVQYSLNGLSGRSVSIFIDGIPISVYGSSFSLNSIPTSMIKNIEVYKGVVPGHLSSDAIGGAINIILHKGAKNNLNASVSYGSFNTLQTNLNGAYRFDTSGFTVKASAFHNYSDNDYKISGRTIVDTAPNGVETPIVARRFHDAYRSTGGMAQIGYTNVSWADQFLVGVTASDEYNEVQHGIFVTKLPYKGRFLESDAILGNLTYQKRDVFAKGLDLNITGVYGKRNRIINDTVAEAYSWTGERRIGFDGEYLDYIWDSQNENGPTLAKIVRNVSSARSGLSYAINDNHKILLNHVYSGVDREDSDEMISLLENTFQQTSDLYKHITSLSYEVNAFDEKLNLNAFGKYYQQKVKNTQPEFNEDNTEVIDKVYESNVDYTGYGFAASYIIIPSITLLTSAEKAIRLPSENEVFGDAGENLLPNLTIKPETSNNLNLGFRLGKFNIDKHGLTLAANFFTRNIENRIGLPVNADALRDSDEFVQYANLENTAESKGIEAEFNYTYNSNLGFNFNITHMSLTTVNSGFQTDVPNVPLSTMNAGLRYTIKDLIQSKSVINLFYNAYYTDEFAFKFAAGTNTTGEEEFLIPQQFAHDFGLSYTFPKKDFVLSLDVKNIFDQDVYDNLSVQKPGRGFYFKLNYTINNF; this is translated from the coding sequence ATGAAGAACATATTTACGGCTTTCTTTTTCATGGCATTCGTATCCATACAAGGACAAGAAACTTCTGGTATTATATCCGGTGTAGTGAGTGATGCCTCTGGAAAGCCCTTGCCTTTTACAAGTGTTTTGTTAGAGGGTCTAAAACTTGGTGTTTTAACAGATGACAATGGCGCGTACAGCCTTGATAAAGTTCCTTTTGGCACACATAAAATCGTCGCATCTTTTATTGGGTGCGGCACCCGCTCAAAAACAGTTGAAGTCAATAAAAATACCAACAATATTAAACTCAGTTTTACACTGGAGGAAAACGTTGAGAATTTAAACGAGGTTACGGTAAATGGCAAGAGCAAAGAGACAGAACTTGAAACAAAAGGTTTTGCAGTAAATGCCATCAACACACAAGAAGCCAGTCTTAGAAGCATTCAAACCAACGATTTACTGAACACTACAGTAGGGGTTAAAATACGCCAAAACGGCGGTTTAGGATCCAATGTTCAATATAGCCTTAACGGTTTATCAGGTAGGTCTGTAAGTATCTTTATAGATGGTATTCCTATTTCCGTATACGGTTCTTCTTTTAGCTTAAACAGCATTCCTACTTCTATGATAAAGAACATTGAAGTGTATAAAGGAGTGGTACCAGGACACTTATCTAGCGATGCTATTGGCGGGGCCATTAACATTATATTACACAAAGGAGCCAAAAACAACTTGAATGCTTCCGTTTCATATGGTTCGTTCAACACCTTACAGACAAATTTAAATGGAGCCTATAGATTTGATACATCTGGTTTTACCGTAAAAGCATCGGCTTTCCACAACTACTCGGATAACGACTATAAAATTTCAGGAAGAACCATTGTTGATACTGCTCCCAACGGCGTAGAAACCCCAATAGTTGCGAGAAGGTTCCATGATGCCTACCGTTCTACAGGAGGCATGGCACAAATAGGATACACCAATGTTAGCTGGGCCGATCAGTTCTTAGTAGGGGTAACGGCTTCCGATGAATATAATGAAGTACAACATGGTATTTTCGTAACTAAACTACCTTATAAAGGTCGCTTTTTAGAATCTGATGCCATATTAGGAAATCTAACCTATCAAAAGAGAGATGTTTTTGCTAAAGGGCTTGATCTTAATATCACCGGTGTATACGGCAAACGTAATCGCATCATAAATGACACAGTTGCTGAAGCGTATAGTTGGACAGGGGAAAGAAGAATTGGTTTTGATGGTGAGTACCTTGACTACATATGGGATTCCCAAAATGAAAATGGACCAACACTGGCCAAAATAGTCAGAAATGTATCTTCCGCTCGTTCAGGTCTATCATATGCTATTAATGACAATCACAAAATCCTTTTAAACCACGTTTATAGCGGTGTTGACCGAGAAGATAGTGATGAAATGATATCGCTACTAGAAAACACATTTCAACAAACAAGTGATTTATATAAACATATTACTTCTTTGAGTTATGAGGTAAATGCCTTTGATGAAAAACTAAACTTAAATGCCTTTGGCAAATACTACCAGCAAAAAGTTAAGAATACCCAACCTGAATTTAATGAAGATAATACCGAAGTTATAGATAAAGTTTACGAAAGTAATGTGGATTATACGGGATATGGTTTTGCTGCCTCGTACATCATTATTCCCTCGATTACCTTGTTAACATCTGCTGAAAAAGCCATTCGCTTACCAAGTGAAAACGAAGTTTTTGGAGATGCGGGAGAAAATTTGCTCCCTAACTTAACCATTAAACCAGAAACAAGCAACAATTTAAATTTAGGTTTTAGACTTGGTAAGTTCAATATTGACAAGCATGGCCTTACACTCGCTGCCAATTTTTTTACCAGAAATATTGAAAACAGAATTGGGTTGCCTGTAAATGCGGATGCATTAAGAGACAGCGATGAGTTTGTGCAGTATGCCAATTTAGAAAATACAGCCGAATCTAAAGGTATTGAAGCAGAATTCAACTACACCTACAATAGCAACCTTGGGTTTAATTTCAACATAACCCACATGAGCTTAACCACGGTAAATTCAGGTTTCCAAACGGACGTTCCTAACGTACCCCTATCGACCATGAACGCTGGTTTGCGGTATACCATTAAAGATTTAATCCAATCAAAATCAGTAATCAATCTCTTTTATAACGCTTACTACACAGATGAATTTGCATTCAAGTTTGCTGCAGGAACCAATACTACAGGGGAGGAAGAATTTTTAATTCCACAACAGTTTGCTCACGACTTTGGGCTAAGCTATACTTTCCCAAAGAAGGATTTTGTATTGAGTCTTGATGTTAAAAATATTTTTGACCAAGACGTCTATGACAATTTATCGGTTCAAAAACCAGGAAGAGGCTTTTATTTTAAACTTAATTATACAATCAATAATTTTTAA
- a CDS encoding helix-turn-helix transcriptional regulator: MRIGLFPSTEHSIDKGIDSVELLGDISAKTKAFTLEKGVTGNQQELSLDGALVLLRKLSLDSFSKTEYKNGNFCFGIHFVLEGNYNFTNPESKTKVNISSGSYNLVQWPELVGFEKLKGKEYVSVEVFFAKEFLEDLLGTEHDSTFENFVDTSVEKPKCLWSEGRAIPGKLRQLLLEILHCSYTGSAKTNFIESQIRCLVIEVFLGKDNGMQEMDGGAQLSVLDKETIEKVSLYIKQNLKRKLTIKELSEMAGFNTTKLKSCFKKVFHTTIFKYITQLRMEKARALILEENFTIAQASYEVGYSNPQHFTVAFKKTMGYLPSSLLSTPI; this comes from the coding sequence ATGAGAATAGGTCTTTTTCCATCTACAGAACATAGTATAGACAAGGGTATTGATTCCGTTGAGTTGTTAGGTGATATTTCTGCGAAGACTAAAGCATTTACACTAGAAAAAGGAGTTACGGGTAATCAACAAGAACTCAGCTTGGACGGTGCCTTGGTGCTATTGCGAAAATTAAGTTTGGATAGTTTTTCTAAAACAGAATATAAAAATGGAAATTTCTGTTTTGGTATTCATTTTGTGCTTGAAGGGAATTATAACTTTACCAATCCGGAAAGTAAAACCAAAGTGAATATCTCCTCTGGCAGCTATAACCTTGTGCAGTGGCCAGAACTTGTTGGTTTTGAAAAGCTCAAAGGGAAGGAGTATGTTTCCGTAGAGGTATTCTTTGCTAAAGAGTTTCTTGAAGACTTATTGGGAACAGAGCACGATTCAACTTTTGAAAATTTTGTTGATACTTCAGTAGAAAAACCGAAATGCCTATGGAGTGAAGGGAGGGCTATACCGGGTAAACTTAGACAGTTGCTCCTAGAAATTTTACATTGTTCGTATACTGGAAGCGCCAAAACCAATTTTATAGAATCTCAAATTAGATGCTTGGTGATAGAGGTTTTTTTAGGGAAAGATAATGGCATGCAGGAGATGGATGGTGGCGCTCAATTGTCTGTTTTGGATAAAGAGACCATAGAAAAAGTGAGTTTATATATCAAACAGAACCTAAAGCGAAAGCTTACCATAAAAGAGTTATCTGAGATGGCTGGTTTTAATACCACAAAGCTAAAAAGCTGCTTTAAGAAAGTATTTCACACTACAATATTCAAATACATAACGCAACTACGGATGGAGAAAGCAAGAGCGCTGATACTTGAAGAAAACTTCACTATTGCTCAAGCCTCCTATGAAGTAGGCTATTCCAATCCACAACACTTTACGGTAGCCTTTAAGAAAACAATGGGGTATTTACCTAGTTCTTTACTAAGTACTCCAATTTAA
- a CDS encoding DUF2271 domain-containing protein, whose translation MKNSIIKTVSTLGLASAFFVLSSFVKETEVSYKCMIQMTNYTGEKAYVVVSLINPDGTYEKTLYVQGDDKEWFPDLKNWWEFSDGTKENVDAISGATIGNGERNIISLGFNAAHIDAGYKVRFESAVENQEYYAVDAEIPLNSATIKEKVDGKGYIRYIRMVPNR comes from the coding sequence ATGAAAAATTCAATAATCAAGACCGTTAGTACACTTGGCTTAGCGTCTGCTTTCTTTGTATTATCATCTTTTGTAAAAGAGACGGAAGTGAGTTATAAGTGTATGATTCAAATGACAAACTATACTGGTGAAAAAGCCTATGTAGTGGTTTCTTTGATAAATCCTGATGGGACGTACGAAAAAACACTTTATGTTCAAGGAGATGATAAAGAATGGTTTCCGGATTTAAAAAACTGGTGGGAGTTCAGTGATGGTACCAAGGAAAATGTAGATGCCATTTCAGGGGCTACCATTGGCAACGGAGAGCGGAATATTATATCTTTGGGCTTCAATGCCGCTCATATTGATGCGGGTTATAAGGTTCGTTTTGAGTCTGCGGTAGAGAATCAAGAATACTATGCCGTGGATGCAGAAATTCCATTGAACTCTGCTACGATTAAGGAAAAAGTAGACGGAAAAGGTTACATCCGTTATATAAGAATGGTACCAAACAGATAG
- a CDS encoding ankyrin repeat domain-containing protein — protein MKTTIFRNFVLVLSIALVSISAMAQRGGPKDSNPFLNRDYWENQPSISAIETTIKEGHSATVANGGGFDATTFALLANNPLTTIKYLVEQGNDVNKKTHDSRTYIFWAAYSGNVEAMEYLIEKGAKLDVVDSHGYYPSAFASAGGQANPKIYELLIANGADLKNEKDHHGANIILVAVSNAKDLKFTDYLISKGLNINATDNDGNGIFYYAAKGGNIDVLKALKERGVSTTKNDKTGDNAILAASRVGRGGSNGIAVFQYLEGLGIAPNVVSKDGTTPLHNLASSKDIKVLDYFISKGVDPNAIDAEGQTALIKAAGRNDLEVITYFAEKTDKIDHSDKDGHTALTAAIQNNSADVVTYLISKGASVDVLDKKGNNLVSYLFNGRGKPRDFDAKVAALKGEGLDFTQLQGDNSTVWHLAVAKNNLGLLKKVKAFGADINGKDKDGNTPLHYAAMKTENAEILKFLIANGADLKSTTEFGETAHDLASENELLAKNKVNLQFLN, from the coding sequence ATGAAAACAACTATTTTTAGAAATTTCGTTTTAGTTCTCAGCATCGCTCTTGTTTCCATCAGTGCTATGGCTCAGAGAGGCGGCCCAAAAGATTCCAATCCTTTTTTAAATAGGGACTATTGGGAAAATCAACCCAGTATCAGTGCTATTGAAACTACCATAAAAGAGGGCCACTCGGCAACCGTAGCCAACGGTGGCGGTTTTGACGCAACTACTTTTGCCCTATTGGCCAATAACCCTTTAACCACCATTAAATATTTGGTCGAGCAGGGTAATGATGTAAACAAAAAAACACATGATTCCCGTACCTATATTTTCTGGGCTGCTTACAGTGGGAACGTAGAAGCAATGGAATACCTAATTGAGAAAGGTGCCAAACTAGACGTAGTGGATTCTCACGGGTACTACCCTAGTGCTTTTGCTTCTGCAGGCGGACAAGCAAATCCTAAAATTTATGAATTGTTGATTGCCAATGGTGCCGATTTAAAAAATGAGAAAGACCATCATGGTGCTAACATAATCTTAGTGGCAGTGTCCAACGCTAAAGACCTTAAATTCACAGATTATTTAATTTCTAAAGGTCTAAATATCAACGCAACGGATAACGATGGTAACGGTATCTTTTATTATGCAGCAAAAGGTGGAAATATAGATGTTCTTAAAGCTCTAAAAGAACGTGGTGTTTCAACAACTAAAAATGATAAAACCGGTGATAATGCTATTCTTGCTGCAAGTAGAGTTGGCCGTGGCGGTAGCAACGGCATAGCCGTTTTCCAATATTTGGAAGGACTGGGTATTGCACCTAATGTTGTTTCTAAGGATGGTACCACACCTTTGCATAATTTAGCATCATCTAAAGATATTAAAGTTTTAGACTACTTCATATCAAAAGGTGTAGACCCCAATGCCATAGATGCAGAAGGTCAAACCGCCCTAATAAAGGCTGCTGGAAGAAATGACCTAGAAGTTATCACCTATTTTGCTGAGAAAACCGATAAAATCGATCATTCTGATAAAGACGGACATACTGCTTTAACCGCTGCCATTCAAAACAACAGTGCAGATGTAGTAACGTATTTAATCTCTAAAGGAGCTAGCGTTGATGTTCTTGATAAAAAAGGAAACAACTTGGTTTCTTACCTTTTTAACGGTCGTGGAAAACCTCGTGATTTTGATGCTAAGGTTGCCGCATTAAAAGGTGAAGGTCTTGATTTTACACAACTACAAGGCGATAATAGCACGGTATGGCATTTAGCAGTTGCAAAAAACAATTTGGGTCTTCTCAAAAAGGTTAAGGCATTTGGTGCAGATATCAACGGCAAGGATAAAGATGGCAACACCCCGTTACATTATGCGGCCATGAAAACCGAAAATGCAGAAATCTTGAAATTTTTGATTGCAAATGGAGCCGACTTAAAGTCTACTACCGAATTTGGAGAAACTGCCCATGATTTAGCAAGCGAGAACGAATTATTGGCCAAAAACAAGGTTAATCTTCAATTTTTAAACTAG
- a CDS encoding HAD family hydrolase, with protein sequence MDLSKIKMVVTDMDGTLLNSNHEVSSRFFDLFKKIKQQGIIFVAASGRQYHSIVEKLQPIQNDIIVIAENGGYAMHNTTELLATPLPNVSKNMVLDVLGSIENIHPVLCGKHSAYIKSDSKEFEAKLREYYTDYKIIDDLKDFDGEILKIAIYHFESSEKYIYPSVAHLEKTLKVKVSGENWVDISSLNAHKGYALQKVQERFNVTPAETLVFGDYNNDLEMLALADFSFAMENAHPNVKTAANYLTDDNDNFGVENVLQAMLVDIETNKEAN encoded by the coding sequence ATGGATCTATCGAAGATTAAAATGGTCGTTACCGATATGGACGGCACATTGTTAAATTCCAATCACGAAGTGAGCAGTCGATTTTTTGACCTCTTCAAAAAAATAAAGCAACAAGGTATTATCTTCGTTGCTGCTAGCGGAAGACAGTACCATAGTATTGTAGAAAAACTTCAGCCAATACAAAACGATATCATCGTTATCGCCGAAAACGGTGGTTATGCAATGCATAATACAACTGAACTATTAGCGACTCCCCTACCCAACGTATCCAAAAACATGGTTCTTGATGTTTTGGGTTCTATTGAAAATATTCACCCTGTTCTCTGCGGTAAGCATAGCGCCTATATAAAAAGTGATTCTAAAGAGTTTGAAGCTAAACTTCGTGAGTATTACACCGATTATAAGATAATTGACGACTTAAAGGATTTTGATGGGGAAATATTGAAAATTGCAATTTATCATTTTGAAAGCTCGGAAAAATACATCTACCCCTCAGTAGCTCACTTAGAGAAAACTCTGAAGGTAAAAGTATCCGGAGAAAACTGGGTAGATATTTCTAGTCTAAATGCTCACAAGGGCTATGCGCTTCAAAAAGTACAAGAACGTTTTAATGTAACACCTGCTGAAACCCTAGTTTTCGGAGATTATAACAATGACCTTGAAATGCTAGCTCTTGCTGATTTTAGCTTTGCTATGGAAAATGCGCACCCCAATGTGAAAACAGCAGCCAACTACCTCACTGACGACAATGACAATTTTGGGGTAGAGAACGTTCTGCAAGCAATGTTGGTAGATATAGAAACAAACAAAGAAGCAAATTAA